The following proteins are encoded in a genomic region of Ornithodoros turicata isolate Travis chromosome 6, ASM3712646v1, whole genome shotgun sequence:
- the LOC135398522 gene encoding putative nuclease HARBI1 — MDYQERIFDESSDDSDLLNDEEDDVICFSEALLQVFGLPESRTRIANYVRDVVRNYSDEEFRQHFRLRRDICYNVISGFAESEWSTAQEGLGGAPRKSPEEQVLAFIWYAANKTTIRAVGDRFNMSGATVEAVFERVMSYLCASAPRVIQFPADLQDLAEKFKEVSGMPGVIGCIDGCYIPIRCPAHKIPSTYVNRHDMLSVTLQGVCDNSRRFLDISSGYPSKIHDARVFDLSDISRRLPSVCEQNRYHLLGDAAYPLREYLITPYKDYGNLSEQQVQFNFVHSSTRVLIENTFGILKQCFRQLKGVELFTVEKVCRLITSCCVLHNICIDEGDILDNEDNTHSDNEADTYVEANVRDTALRVLGEQKR, encoded by the exons ATGGACTATCAAGAAAGAATTTTCGACGAAAGTTCAGATGACTCCGATCTTCTTAACGATGAAGAGGACGACGTGATCTGCTTCTCCGAAGCTCTGCTCCAGGTATTTGGTCTGCCAGAATCAAGAACACGCATTGCGAACTACGTGCGCGATGTTGTGCGTAATTACAGCGATGAGGAG TTCCGCCAGCACTTTCGCCTGCGAAGGGACATCTGCTACAACGTAATTTCTGGTTTCGCGGAGTCAGAATGGAGCACCGCACAAGAAGGGCTCGGTGGCGCACCACGCAAGAGCCCAGAAGAACAGGTCCTTGCTTTCATCTG GTACGCTGCCAACAAAACAACAATACGTGCTGTTGGCGATCGCTTCAATATGTCGGGAGCTACGGTGGAGGCGGTTTTTGAACGTGTGATGAGCTATTTGTGTGCCAGTGCCCCTCGCGTCATTCAATTTCCTGCCGACCTGCAGGACCTTGCTGAAAAGTTCAAGGAG GTGTCTGGTATGCCAGGCGTAATCGGGTGCATCGACGGCTGCTACATACCCATACGTTGTCCTGCACACAAGATACCATCTACGTACGTGAACAGACACGACATGCTATCTGTGACATTGCAGGGAGTGTGCGACAACAGTCGCCGCTTTCTGGACATTTCATCGGGGTACCCAAGCAAAATACACGACGCAAGGGTGTTTGACCTGTCTGATATTTCCAGAAGACTTCCTTCGGTTTGTGAACAGAACAGGTACCATTTGCTTGGAGATGCCGCATACCCACTACGGGAATACCTTATTACCCCTTATAAAGACTACGGTAACCTGTCGGAACAACAAGTGCAGTTCAACTTCGTGCATAGTAGCACCCGAGTGTTGATCGAGAACACTTTCGGCATTCTCAAGCAATGCTTCCGTCAACTTAAAGGTGTCGAGTTATTTACTGTGGAGAAAGTTTGCAGGCTTATTACTTCATGTTGTGTGCTCCACAATATTTGTATAGATGAAGGAGACATTTTGGACAACGAAGACAATACACACAGTGACAATGAGGCGGACACATATGTAGAGGCAAATGTGCGTGACACTGCACTGCGTGTTCTGGGGGAGCAGAAAAGGTAG